The following are encoded together in the Corticium candelabrum chromosome 1, ooCorCand1.1, whole genome shotgun sequence genome:
- the LOC134188969 gene encoding uncharacterized protein LOC134188969, whose product MASLGNCLGYLWVSLVFGLSVSVIGCFYIPLFNDGDETVKGKVPRRLDERTLHILSTILTLPSTVLVIIVCWMISKAEAQHDVTRRSFASYILIGVVIFALGTAANVVMQVMGDVQVLMKSAEILTINCTNSDNRGESIEECNCVSYWQIIQHVTKLLFVISETIFLSLCVTKHLVPKWWLQLMMANLLAIDIYLAIWTWVYKFTSEHSHNEGEPHLYPDFPGVPESLQYVCKNLSITLTLYKIRSKSIPWLYPLQTEFFLCAAGLLLNFWFHIPNSQKPQGQTGEMHSLSTSDVNIGQARRRVRAQGRGLCNGTIISSLLGACTGLFFFVMVLILGIIDLQDCNNENKHTGSADHNDTYSISTKVAMEWHSYQWIGFRIITITITTVVLLDLFCFHKRRQDVHSTVDMWVLGVFLPAVIVFQLSQLIAAAYLQPSDCSPRIHGQLVITTSVMAVLDGLLQTGLVLCGPHFSCDLKSRSHQSEDVERTPLVQHEGHCCLAKHLLTFLAFCDLSVWLVRSLEAINKQLRSRSAPSQYFGPNIWPNIASFIYPILALFYFHCFACLLELHLLLKPKPKRS is encoded by the coding sequence ATGGCAAGCCTAGGGAACTGTCTTGGCTACTTGTGGGTATCTCTAgtgtttggtttgtctgtaTCAGTAATCGGATGCTTCTACATTCCACTTTTCAATGATGGGGATGAAACAGTGAAAGGCAAGGTGCCAAGAAGGTTGGATGAACGAACACTACATATCCTAAGCACCATACTCACTCTGCCAAGTACGGTGTTAGTCATCATTGTTTGCTGGATGATTTCAAAAGCTGAAGCTCAACATGACGTCACAAGACGCAGTTTTGCGTCCTACATCTTGATAGGAGTTGTTATCTTTGCACTTGGAACGGCTGCAAACGTTGTTATGCAGGTTATGGGTGATGTGCAGGTACTTATGAAATCTGCAGAAATTCTCACTATAAATTGTACTAACAGTGACAATAGGGGAGAGAGCATAGAAGAATGTAACTGTGTTTCTTATTGGCAAATCATCCAGCATGTGACCAAGCTGCTCTTTGTAATATCTGAAACTATCTTCTTAAGTCTTTGTGTTACTAAACACCTTGTACCAAAATGGTGGTTGCAACTGATGATGGCTAATCTTCTTGCAATTGATATATATTTGGCCATTTGGACTTGGGTTTACAAGTTTACATCTGAACATTCTCATAATGAAGGTGAACCTCATCTTTACCCTGACTTTCCAGGTGTTCCTGAATCTCTTCAATATGTCTGCAAAAACTTATCTATAACATTAACTTTGTACAAGATTCGTTCTAAGTCTATTCCATGGTTATATCCATTGCAAACTGAGTTCTTCCTGTGTGCTGCTGGATTATTGTTGAACTTTTGGTTTCACATCCCAAACTCACAGAAACCACAAGGACAAACTGGAGAGATGCACTCACTGAGCACTTCTGATGTTAATATCGGTCAAGCTCGCAGACGGGTTCGTGCACAGGGTAGGGGACTATGCAATGGAACCATCATCAGTTCATTACTGGGAGCATGCACTGGTTTGTTCTTCTTTGTGATGGTTCTTATCTTGGGAATTATAGATCTACAAGACTGCAACAATGAGAACAAACACACTGGTAGTGCAGATCACAATGATACCTACAGTATTTCCACAAAGGTGGCAATGGAGTGGCACAGCTATCAATGGATAGGATTTCGAATCATCACCATCACTATTACTACGGTTGTTTTACTGGATCTGTTCTGTTTTCATAAAAGAAGACAGGATGTTCATTCTACAGTAGATATGTGGGTGCTTGGAGTGTTCCTTCCAGCTGTAATAGTCTTTCAGCTATCACAACTAATCGCTGCAGCTTATCTGCAACCGTCAGATTGCAGTCCTCGCATTCATGGTCAATTGGTGATAACAACAAGTGTTATGGCAGTCTTGGATGGCCTCCTTCAAACTGGTTTGGTGTTGTGTGGGCCACATTTCTCTTGTGATCTCAAATCACGTAGCCATCAAAGCGAAGATGTTGAAAGGACTCCTCTCGTTCAACATGAAGGTCATTGCTGTCTTGCCAAGCATCTTCTCACCTTTCTGGCCTTCTGTgatttgtctgtgtggttgGTTCGATCATTGGAAGCTATCAACAAACAGCTTCGAAGTCGATCTGCTCCTTCTCAGTATTTTGGGCCAAACATATGGCCAAACATTGCCAGTTTTATTTACCCAATTCTTGCCTTGTTTTATTTTCACTGTTTTGCATGCTTGCTTGAACTTCATCTTCTTCTTAAACCCAAGCCAAAGAGGTCATGA
- the LOC134196030 gene encoding uncharacterized protein LOC134196030, protein MSGNSYSTVCYKIERADAQSTEGLLLLPSLRSKSSKRATARRLVKEAKRVKQKAKSEQTVSELPPRKKRKTIHSKRVGIKADRMRHENSTMKDRQGRKRKLTDAVNPHTRETEARISCNASIDFNQNAANVDFQCNSKSLLPVTPTLCEPTFQSKSRSSLDFLRRASSILTTSTSGLQKEKQLQQIAHSYADSQAKAAQLPIESAETNTNSANHVEHFDEPETDGAKRFEIR, encoded by the coding sequence ATGTCTGGCAATAGCTATTCGACAGTCTGTTACAAAATTGAAAGAGCAGATGCACAGTCAACAGAAGGCCTCTTGCTTCTACCATCATTACGCAGCAAATCCTCGAAGAGAGCAACAGCCAGAAGACTGGTAAAAGAAGCCAAACGAGTAaagcaaaaagcaaaaagtGAACAAACAGTAAGTGAACTACCACCACGAAAGAAACGTAAGACAATTCATAGCAAGAGAGTGGGGATAAAGGCTGACCGCATGAGACACGAAAACTCAACAATGAAAGACCGGCAAGGACGGAAACGGAAACTCACAGATGCAGTCAACCCTCACACTAGAGAAACAGAAGCTAGAATCAGCTGTAACGCCTCCATTGACTTCAATCAGAATGCAGCAAATGTAGACTTTCAATGCAACAGTAAATCACTCCTCCCCGTCACACCTACATTGTGTGAACCAACCTTCCAAAGCAAAAGTAGAAGCAGTCTTGACTTTCTAAGACGGGCATCCAGCATACTAACAACTTCCACATCTGGTTtacaaaaagagaaacaacTTCAACAAATAGCTCATTCCTATGCCGACAGTCAGGCGAAGGCAGCACAACTGCCAATTGAGTCTgcagagacaaacacaaattctGCTAACCATGTAGAACACTTTGATGAGCCAGAAACTGATGGCGCAAAAAGATTTGAAATCAGATAA
- the LOC134184716 gene encoding uncharacterized protein LOC134184716, whose translation MASFVGNCLGYLWVSLLFGLSVSVIGCFYIPLFNSEETVKGKEPRELDERTLYILSTILILPSTVLVIIVCWMISKAEAQHDVTRRSFASYILIGVVIFALGTAANVFIQVMADVQLHMKSAEILTINCTNSDSWGESMEECNCISYWQIIHHVTKLLFVISETVFLSLCVTKHLVPKWWLQLMMANLLVIDIYLAIWTWVYKFTSEHSHNEGEPHLYPDFPGVPESLQYVCKNLSLMLPLYKIRSKSIPWLYPLQSEFFLCAAGLLLNFWFHVQHPQKPQGQTGEMDLLSTSVNTDVTIGQSRRQARVRGKGLCNGTIISSLLGACTGLFFFVMVLILGIIDLQDCNNENKHTGSADHNDTYSISTKVAMEWHSYQWIGFRIITITITTVVLLDLFCFHKRRQDVHSTVDMWVLGVFLPAVIVFQLSQLIAAAYLQPSDCSPRIHGQLVITTSVMAVLDGLLQTGLVFCGPHFSCDLKSRSHQSEDVERTPLVQHEGHCCLAKHLLTFLAFCDLSVWLVRSLEAINKQLRSRSASSQYFGPNIWPNIASFIYPILALFYFHCFACLLELHLLLKPKPKRS comes from the coding sequence ATGGCAAGCTTTGTAGGGAACTGTCTTGGCTACTTGTGGGTATCTCTCctgtttggtttgtctgtaTCAGTAATCGGATGCTTCTACATTCCACTTTTCAATTCTGAGGAAACAGTGAAAGGCAAGGAGCCAAGAGAGTTGGATGAACGAACATTATATATCCTAAGCACCATACTCATTCTACCAAGTACGGTGTTAGTCATCATTGTTTGCTGGATGATTTCAAAAGCTGAAGCTCAACATGACGTCACAAGACGTAGTTTTGCATCCTACATCTTGATAGGAGTTGTTATCTTTGCACTTGGAACGGCTGCAAACGTTTTTATCCAGGTTATGGCTGATGTGCAGCTGCACATGAAATCTGCAGAAATTCTCACTATAAATTGTACTAACAGTGACAGCTGGGGAGAGAGCATGGAAGAATGCAACTGCATTTCTTATTGGCAAATCATCCACCATGTGACCAAGTTGCTCTTTGTAATATCTGAAACTGTCTTCTTAAGCCTTTGTGTTACTAAACACCTTGTACCAAAATGGTGGTTGCAACTGATGATGGCTAatcttcttgtaattgatATATATTTGGCCATTTGGACTTGGGTTTACAAGTTTACATCTGAACATTCTCATAATGAAGGTGAACCTCATCTTTACCCTGACTTTCCAGGTGTTCCTGAATCTCTTCAATATGTCTGCAAAAACTTATCTCTAATGTTACCTCTGTACAAGATTCGTTCTAAGTCTATTCCATGGTTATATCCATTGCAATCTGAGTTCTTCCTGTGTGCTGCTGGATTATTGTTGAACTTTTGGTTTCACGTCCAACACCCACAAAAACCACAAGGACAAACTGGAGAGATGGACTTGCTGAGCACTTCTGTTAACACAGATGTTACTATCGGTCAATCTCGCAGACAGGCTCGTGTACGGGGTAAGGGTCTATGCAATGGAACCATCATCAGTTCATTACTGGGAGCATGCACTGGTTTGTTCTTCTTTGTGATGGTTCTTATCTTAGGAATTATAGATCTACAAGACTGCAACAATGAGAACAAACACACTGGTAGTGCAGATCACAATGATACCTACAGTATTTCCACAAAGGTGGCAATGGAGTGGCACAGTTATCAATGGATAGGATTTCGAATCATCACCATCACTATTACTACGGTTGTTTTACTGGATCTGTTCTGTTTTCATAAAAGAAGACAGGATGTTCATTCTACAGTAGATATGTGGGTGCTTGGAGTGTTCCTTCCAGCTGTAATAGTCTTTCAGCTATCACAACTAATCGCTGCAGCTTATCTGCAACCGTCAGATTGCAGTCCTCGCATTCATGGTCAATTGGTGATAACAACAAGTGTTATGGCAGTCTTGGATGGCCTCCTTCAAACTGGTTTGGTATTTTGTGGGCCACATTTCTCTTGTGATCTCAAATCACGTAGCCATCAAAGCGAAGATGTTGAAAGGACTCCTCTCGTTCAACATGAAGGTCATTGCTGTCTTGCCAAGCATCTTCTCACCTTTCTGGCCTTCTGTgatttgtctgtgtggttgGTTCGATCATTGGAAGCTATCAACAAACAGCTTCGAAGTCGATCTGCTTCTTCTCAGTATTTTGGGCCAAACATATGGCCAAACATTGCCAGTTTTATTTACCCAATTCTTGCCTTGTTTTATTTTCACTGTTTTGCATGCTTGCTTGAACTTCATCTTCTTCTTAAACCCAAACCAAAGAGGTCATGA
- the LOC134184736 gene encoding uncharacterized protein K02A2.6-like: MLLVVVDAFSKWLEVHTLSSATSRATIESIIASIATHGIPDIIVSDNGSCFTSQEFELFCRSNGITHIKSAPYHPASNGLAERMVQMLKQGLEKMEVGTFQEKLQRVLMAYRNTPHTTTGITPAELLLGRKPQTSVDLAKPNIAERVRRKQSEQKQHHDNKARNRSFSTQQDAYVRNFGTSSQWIRAQIREQHGPLSFTCRLQDGRIVKRHQDHIKARYKREENVADTNCTPEDKRPVIYEGDVGEPAAHAQEKQKETHQQTGRDKKRPINKQKSGGEILKERRANKFRHRRRYKQTTRQRRGKSLQRGTTNLGSDQRILLERKRGNPK; encoded by the coding sequence ATGTTGTTAGTCGTAGTTGACGCGTTTTCAAAATGGTTAGAGGTACACACCTTGTCATCAGCTACGTCACGGGCAACAATTGAGAGTATCATAGCATCCATCGCAACTCACGGTATACCGGACATCATAGTATCCGATAATGGCTCTTGTTTCACAAGTCAAGAATTTGAGTTGTTTTGCAGATCCAACGGTATTACACACATCAAGTCAGCACCGTATCACCCCGCTTCAAACGGGCTTGCTGAACGGATGGTACAAATGTTGAAACAAGGTTTGGAAAAGATGGAAGTAGGAACGTTTCAGGAAAAATTACAACGAGTGCTAATGGCCTACCGGAACACGCCTCACACGACAACGGGAATAACACCAGCCGAGCTACTCCTTGGGCGAAAACCGCAGACCTCAGTAGATTTGGCGAAACCAAACATTGCAGAGAGAGTACGTCGAAAGCAAAGTGAGCAGAAACAACATCACGACAACAAGGCTCGGAACCGGTCATTTAGCACACAACAAGATGCATATGTCCGCAATTTCGGAACTAGTTCCCAATGGATTCGAGCACAGATTCGAGAACAGCACGGTCCTTTATCGTTTACTTGCCGGCTGCAGGATGGACGTATCGTGAAACGGCATCAGGACCACATTAAAGCCAGATACAAACGTGAGGAAAATGTGGCGGACACCAATTGCACACCGGAGGACAAACGACCAGTTATATACGAAGGAGATGTTGGCGAGCCCGCGGCACACGCGcaagagaaacaaaaagaGACCCATCAACAAACGGGGAGAGACAAGAAGAGAcccatcaacaaacagaagagcGGAGGGGAGATTCTCAAGGAAAGGAGGGCGAACAAGTTTCGGCACAGACGCcggtacaaacagacaaccagacagagaAGGGGGAAATCCCTCCAAAGGGGAACAACGAATCTCGGCTCAGACCAGCGGATACTATTAGAACGGAAGAGAGGGAACCCCAAATGA